TCCGCATAACTCGACGGATGGCCGGACAGCGTGACAACCCGCTCTTTCACCTCCACGTCGATGTCCGCCAGCGACACCGCAGGATCCCACGCCAACTCGTCCGCAACTTCTGCCTGCAACTGCCGGTCCGTTTTCATTGCGCTCTCCTGTCATTTCCCTGTGCTCATCTGCCTGAATGACGGCTGATTTCGCCGTCACGCAGCACCGTGATCGACGCTCGCGCGCCAGAGATCCGATCGCGCGCATGACCATGACGTCTTTCCAGCGCGCAGTTCACCAAGCCCTTCGTCGATTCATCTCGAAGCGCTGCTGAACTCAGCATAGCTTTCGAAGCCGCCGCGCCAGTTGAGTTACATCAATGCCTGACTGGCGCGCGCCGGCGTTCGGATAAGCGCTCCGCGGCCTGTCGCCGATGCAGCGAACTAGCCAGCGCCTGCGTGCGCATCAGCCGTGCTGCCCCGCATGATGCGCTGTAATGGCAAGCGGGAGTTCGCAGTCGATTTCAGACTTCCGTGCGCGTGACGCTCGCAACGACGCCGCTCTCGGCCTTTTGCACAGGGAACGTTGTGAGACACAGGCTGCCGGCCCCGCGGATACAACCTGTCGCCAGATCGAAGCGCAGGCCATGCGCCGGGCAACGCAATACGTGGCCATCGAGTTGACCACTCGCAAGCGACGCGCCATTGTGGGGGCACGAGTTTTCGATCGCGTAAACGGTCCCTTCGATATTGAAGATGACGACGCTGCGGCCGTCGACGAAGACGAGCTTGCGCTTGCCGGGGGGCAATTCATCGACAGTGTCGATCGGAATCAGCCGTGGCGCTTCCTGGCCGCAAGCCGTGGAGCGATTGCTTTGACTG
Above is a genomic segment from Paraburkholderia aromaticivorans containing:
- a CDS encoding Rieske (2Fe-2S) protein codes for the protein MIPIDTVDELPPGKRKLVFVDGRSVVIFNIEGTVYAIENSCPHNGASLASGQLDGHVLRCPAHGLRFDLATGCIRGAGSLCLTTFPVQKAESGVVASVTRTEV